Proteins co-encoded in one Quercus robur chromosome 8, dhQueRobu3.1, whole genome shotgun sequence genomic window:
- the LOC126695002 gene encoding probable leucine-rich repeat receptor-like serine/threonine-protein kinase At3g14840 isoform X4 has product MLSGSLPKELGNLINIERLHFTSNYFTGEIPETFAGLTTMKDFRIGENNFSGKIPDLIQNWTNLDKLVIQASGLNGPIPLHIAFLENLSDLRISDLRGPEAKFPPLQNMTKMKTLILRSCNITGQLPEYLGNMNKLTTLDLSFNKLTGGIPSSYVGLDINFMYLTGNLLSGPVPPWMLNRGSIDLSYNNFANGSLICEHQSLNLFTTSSKGSDIGNISCLRSSSCPKIVYSLQINCGGLEVTINGNTMYDDDTEPGGASKFLKRGNWAFSSTGNFMDDKESTDIYILGNSSKLTMANPELYMTARLSPLSLTYYAFCLGTGPYKINLHFVEIKFTNDNTYSSLGRRVFDIYIQGELVEKDFNIEDEAGGVGMEVIKHYLAVVNNNTLEIRFYWAGKGTTGIPERGVYGPLISAISVHPDFNPPSENGSSVSVREVVGIVAVGAFILVLVLGILWWKGCLGQKSRMGQDLKGLDLQTGLFTLRQIRAATNNFDVSNKVGEGGFGSVYKGLLSDGTTIAVKQLSSKSKQGNREFVNEIGMISALQHPHLVKLYGCCIEGNQLLLVYEYMENNSLARALFGSEECQLKLDWTTRHKICVGIARGLAYLHEESRLKIVHRDIKATNVLLDKYLNPKISDFGLAKLDEEDNTHISTRIAGTYGYMAPEYAMRGYLTDKADVYSFGVVTLEIVSGRSNTSHRPKEEPFNLLDWAHLLKEEGNLIKLVDPRLGSDYNKEEVMVVIHVALLCTNVSSAARPTMSSVVSMLEGNIIVPDLVSDMSLLHDEMKAKELQKYYQISEEINMSESKRRTISMDGPWTATSSSAADLYPINPDSGYLENRS; this is encoded by the exons ATGCTTTCTGGAAGTCTTCCTAAAGAGCTTGGGAACCTAATCAATATAGAAAGGCT ACACTTTACTTCAAACTATTTTACTGGGGAGATACCTGAAACGTTTGCAGGGCTAACGACAATGAAAGACTT TCGGATTGGTGAAAATAATTTCTCTGGAAAGATACCCGATTTAATTCAGAATTGGACAAATCTTGACAAACT GGTGATTCAAGCAAGTGGTTTGAATGGGCCGATTCCTCTCCACATTGCTTTTTTGGAAAACTTAAGTGACTT GAGAATTAGTGACTTAAGAGGACCTGAAGCAAAATTTCCACCACTTCAAAATATGACAAAGATGAAAACTCT GATACTAAGGAGTTGCAATATTACTGGGCAACTACCTGAATACCTTGGGAATATGAATAAGCTGACAACCTT AGACCTCAGTTTTAACAAACTAACTGGAGGAATTCCAAGCAGCTATGTTGGTCTTGATATAAATTTCAT GTATCTAACTGGGAACTTGCTAAGTGGACCAGTGCCTCCTTGGATGCTAAACAGAGGCAGCAT CGATCTTTCGTATAACAACTTTGCCAATGGAAGCTTAATTTGTGAACACCAAAGCTT GAACTTGTTTACAACCTCTTCAAAGGGGAGTGACAT TGGAAATATTTCGTGTTTGAGAAGCTCTTCTTGTCCAAAAA TTGTCTACTCCCTCCAGATAAATTGTGGCGGACTGGAAGTAACTATAAATGGGAATACTATGTATGATGACGATACAGAGCCAGGTGGAGCTTCAAAATTCCTTAAGAGAGGAAATTGGGCATTTAGCAGCACTGGTAACTTCATGGATGATAAAGAATCGACAGACATTTATATTTTGGGAAATTCCTCCAAACTCACTATGGCTAATCCTGAACTATACATGACTGCACGCCTTTCTCCTCTGTCTCTTACTTATTATGCTTTTTGTTTGGGAACTGGACCTTACAAAATAAACCTCCATTTTGTGGAGATAAAGTTCACCAATGATAATACATATAGCAGCTTGGGAAGGCGTGTATTTGATATTTATATTCAG GGAGAGCTAGTGGAGAAGGATTTCAATATTGAAGATGAAGCTGGTGGAGTTGGCATGGAAGTCATAAAACATTATCTTGCAGTTGTGAATAATAACACCTTAGAGATCCGTTTTTATTGGGCTGGGAAGGGTACAACTGGCATCCCTGAAAGAGGAGTCTATGGTCCTCTTATTTCAGCAATTTCTGTTCATCCTG ACTTTAATCCCCCATCAGAAAATGGCAGCAGCGTATCAGTAAGAGAAGTAGTTGGAATAGTGGCTGTAGGAGCATTCATTCTAGTTCTGGTTCTGGGTATCCTCTGGTGGAAAGGCTGTCTAGGACAGAAGAGCAGAATGGGACAAG ATCTAAAGGGTTTAGACTTGCAAACTGGTTTGTTTACCTTGAGGCAAATCAGAGCTGCAACTAACAACTTTGATGTTTCCAATAAAGTTGGAGAAGGTGGTTTTGGTTCTGTTTATAAG GGCCTCTTGTCAGATGGTACAACAATTGCAGTAAAGCAGCTTTCTTCCAAATCAAAACAAGGAAATCGTGAGTTCGTGAATGAGATAGGCATGATTTCTGCTCTGCAACACCCTCATCTTGTTAAGCTCTATGGATGTTGTATTGAAGGAAATCAACTATTGCTAGTATATGAATACATGGAAAACAATAGCCTTGCTCGAGCTTTGTTTG GCTCAGAAGAATGCCAGTTAAAGTTGGATTGGACGACAAGACATAAGATCTGTGTTGGGATAGCAAGAGGTTTGGCTTATCTTCATGAAGAGTCAAGATTGAAGATTGTTCATAGAGACATCAAGGCTACTAATGTCCTGCTTGATAAATATCTTAATCCTAAGATATCTGACTTCGGTTTGGCCAAGCTTGATGAAGAAGATAATACACACATAAGCACCCGCATTGCTGGAACTTA TGGATATATGGCACCTGAGTACGCAATGCGGGGTTATTTGACTGACAAAgcagatgtttatagttttgggGTTGTTACCTTGGAAATTGTTAGTGGGAGGAGCAACACTAGTCACCGACCAAAGGAAGAACCTTTTAATCTTCTTGATTGG GCACACCTTTTGAAAGAGGAAGGGAATTTAATTAAGCTAGTTGATCCAAGGTTGGGCTCAGACTATAACAAAGAAGAGGTGATGGTCGTGATCCATGTGGCTCTCCTATGCACTAATGTTTCTTCAGCAGCTAGACCCACCATGTCTTCAGTTGTGAGTATGCTCGAAGGCAACATTATTGTTCCGGATTTGGTTTCAGATATGAGTTTATTACATGATGAAATGAAAGCGAAGGAACTGCAAAAGTATTATCAAATCAGTGAGGAAATCAATATGAGTGAGAGCAAGAGGCGAACTATATCAATGGATGGCCCGTGGACTGCTACTTCTTCATCTGCTGCTGATCTCTACCCAATCAATCCAGATTCTGGTTACTTGGAGAATAGATCTTAG